The window GCCATAGGCCAGTAGACTCAACAGACCAGCAACGATCAGGAAGGTGTTGGAACGTGACTGTCGAGTATTCATTTTATACCGTCCGAAGCAATTTCAAAATTGGGGCTTGGGTGCGCTCACGCAGGTCGGATTGAGGAATCATACACCATCAAAATGGGTTTCCAACGATCAGCTCCGCCGAATTCCCCGATGTCTCGTGCTTTTTCGATCCGGTTGCCGTGACGGAGCGGTGTACCTAACGACCATTTTCTAAGAAGATGCGTTTCGCTCGCCTGCGTCAGCGGATCGTAAGCGCGCGAACGATGGCGACTCGGATAGCCGAGTGACCATGCTTTTTTTCCCCGCATTGAAAGTTTTCATGGCTGATTTTGACCGGACCGCTCACGTTCCCAACGATGTTTCGCCGACCGCAGGTGCTCACCACTGGCTGACGGCGCTACCGGTGTACAACGAAGTCGCCTACGTTGACGACGTCCTCGATCAAGTACTGCGGCACAGCGACCGGATTCTGGTCGTTGATGATGGCAGCACCGACGGGACCGCTGCCAAGCTCGATGCCCGCCAAGCGGCACTGCCCGATCGCATTGATGTGATTCATCATCCGCAGAACCGGGGCTATGGGGCGGGATTGCAGAGTGCGTTTGCCTACACGCTCCAGCATGGCTACGCGGGGATCGTGACTCTGGATTGTGATGGCCAGCACCAACCACACCGCATCCCCAGTTTCATTGAGGCGGCAAAGTCGGCGGATATCGTTTCGGGTAGTCGCTATTTGGAGAAGTTTGAGGGCGACGACGAACCGCCTGCCGAGCGAATGGGCATCAATCGGCGAATCACGGCCGAGATCAACGAACGGTTGGGATTCGAGCTCACCGATGCCTTCTGCGGTTTCAAGGCATATCGCGCCGAAGCTCTGCGGGCGATGACAATCACTGACAACGGGTACGCGATGCCGCTCGAGCTTTGGGTGCAAGCTGCAGCGGCGGGCCTGCGTGTGATCGAGCTACCTGTGCCGCTGATCTATCTCGATCTGGAGCGTTCCTTCGGCGGCTCCCTCGACCAAGCCGAAATTCGGCTGAAGTATTACAACGAGGTCTTGGAGCAAGCAATCGAGGCGGTTCGAGAGTCCCGTGAGGGACGATAGCTCAATGCCGGGGACGCAAGTCCCCGGTAGAAAATACACCTACCGATTCAGCCCCGAACGGGGCGACAGCGATTCGAGATGCCAGGTCTGGTTTCGCTGTCGTCCCTCTCGGGACTTCGGTTTGAGGAACCGGTACATCCGGGGACTGACGTCCCCGGCAGAGAGGTGCCGTGCCTCCGGCACTCACTGATTCCGGCTCTCTAGCATCCGCCGAACTCGCTCTTCGATGATGGCTTTCTTAACGCTTTCAGATTCTCGTTTCTGAATATCTTGGCGTATTTTGTCCAGTTTGGACTCGAGCGCACGGAATTCTAGTTTTTGTATCTCAGTGTGGGTGTGATAGTCGGCTGCTACATACATCGAGATTATTTTCCGAATCTGTTCAGCTGATGCCTCCGATTTGATCGACGCTTTCGCCTTTTGCCGTAGTTGCTCGATGAGACGTTTGCTGCGATCGATCTGCATTTTGATCTGATCATCCGTGAGCTTGGGGGGACTGCCTGCGCCAAATGGATCAAACTCGTCGGTGGTCGGGGCAGGAGCGTCAAATGGATCCGAAGATTGCTTGGGATCGCCACCACCAAACGGGTCACCGCCGCCACTTCCGAATGGATCGGCACCTCCGCCGCCGAAAGGATCGTCACTTGGGTCATAAGGTATCTCATAGATATCGAGGCGCGGTTGATGAGAAAACCCATCGTCGAGGGCATTGGAGAGTGCGACCGCGACGTTACCATAGTTGCCAGCCTCAGCACTCATATCCTCGCTATTCCAAAACGGGACCCGTAGCCAAATAGTTTCCGGGTAACTGATCTCCTCAGCGTCGGGTTTTTTTTCGATGGTCTCAACGTGGTTGATCCCAAACCGCAGAGCGATTAGCTGAACTTTTCTCTTGAACTTTTTCTGGTCAGTTTCATCCAAGTCCTGTGGCATCACCGCAACGACGATTTTATGACGGTCCGAAGGGATCGCAGTTTCAACGTCCACGTCGATGGTGTCGAATACGGGCGGCGAGAACTGCAAGGGATTGAGAGGGTCGAGATTGTCGAAGTAACTCAGCACATCGCTTGCATCAACAAACGGAGGCTGCGCGAAATCGTAGTCGTTGCCCAACATGATCACGACTTTGAGCGGCATCTGGCTAGTAGCAGGCTGCCCTCCCATACCTCCTGCCATGACTGACTGGGCAGATACGATTGTTGCGGGCAAGGCCGCAAAGAGGAGTGCAGACAGACCACCTCTTGCCAGAAATTTCCAAACAGATCGATTCATCATCGCGATTCTCCTTCAACTTCAGGAACAGAAAAGGGAACTTCCGCACTCGGCGAAGACACCCGCTGCGACAAAGCATCGATCTCATCACTCAGTGATCGCAAGTCTTCGTCAATCGGGTCGACCGGTGCTGTCCAAATTGGGTTGGATGGTACAGGCCGTTCAGCATCACTGATCGCGTCGGGAGGTGGCGCATACCTGAGTTGTGAATACGCCACCCAAACGATCACCGGCAAGCAGAGCACTGCCAACAAAAAACCGCACACAATCACGAGTCGGCGTTTTCGTTTTCTAGGCTTCAATTCGGGCGGTAAATCGGCACCGGGTTGTTGAACATGCACGAGACAGGACTCCAATAACGATTGCACTTGATTGGCACTGGCGAACCGATCAACTGCGTCTTTACATAGCAATCTGTCAACGAGCGTTTCATACCACCCTGGGATCGATGGCGCGGTCATGTGAAGTGGCCGGTGTGAATGATCGGTGATTTTGCGCAGAATCCCGTAGCTCGTTTCGCCCCGAAACGGTGCGACGCCGCTCGCCATGGCATAGAGCACACTACCGAGCGAAAACAGATCGCTACGAGCGTCGATCGGTTCGCCCCGCGCCTGTTCGGGTGACATGTAGCCCGGCGTCCCCGCGATCACACCCGAGCGCGTGACGGAGGCATCGTCGGCGGCGCGGGCGAGCCCGAAGTCGGTTAGCATCGCCCGTTCGATGCCTCGTTCGAGCAAGATATTGGCCGGTTTGACGTCGCGATGAACGAGCCCTTGTTTGTGTGCCGCAGAGAGTCCCGCACTGACTTGCACTCCGATCCGCAAGCATTCCTCCATCGGCAGCGGCCCGTCGGCAGCCAACCGCTGCTGGAGCGAGTGGCAGGCGACAAAGGGCATCACCAGAAATGGCAATCGCGCCGAAGATTCGCTGACCGATAGAATCGGCATCACATTGGGATGCACGATCGCAGCGGTCGCAAGCGCCTCCCTCATGAACCGCTGCCTCGCGATCGCCAGGGTCGCCAAGTGCGGCGACATGACCTTTAACGCAACCGGGCGATTGAGCTCTACTTGAAACCCCTTCAGCACAATCCCCATGCCGCCTTGGCCAATCACCGACAAGACTTCGTAGTCTCCCAAGCGACCGATCGCGTCGGGGTGATCCGACGGCTGCAAGAATGTCACGGCAAAATCAGCGAGGTTCCCGGTGCCATGATCGGCGAAATCCGTCGACCGCGCTGCCAGACACTCCCGGCTGAGCGACTGAGTAATCCGCTCGCACGACGTTGGATCGGCCGCTAGGTGCTGCAACCGATCACAGCATGCTGGGCATTGATCCAGATGCGAAATCAGGACGGACTCGAGAACGTCATCAACGTCACCGTGGATCGATGCGGCCAACACCTCGTCATCTGGATGATCGTGTTTCAATGATTGCCTGGTCACTTCATCACCTCATCGATCAGATGGCGGATGCGGGCGATGAGCATTCGAATTGCGTCCGAGCCGCCGAGCGGGGCAGGATGGCGACGGACGCCCGCCATGAACTTGATCACGATATGACGTGCAATGGTGTGGACCCAACGGCGAAATGATGCTTCGCGTCCGTCGGCTGACCATTGGTCGACCGAGCTAGCGATTGCGAGCAGGATCTGCTGGGTAACGTCGGCCACATGGCCGATGCCAGCTTATTTCGAGAGTGCGCGGACGACTTCGGAGTGCCCGTTCTTTTCAGCAAAACTCTTGGCGGTGTCGCCGTCGATGTCGCGGCGTCCTTTGTCGGCTTTGTGCTCGAGTAGCAAATTCACCACCTCGAGCTGGCCCTCGGAGGCGGCGTGCATGAGCGCTGTAAACCCCTCGCCGGTGTCGGTTGCGTTGACGTCAGCCCCCGCATCGAGCAGCGATTTGCAGGTCGCTGCGTTGTCGCCAGTCGCGGCGAACATCAATGCTGTACGGCCCATGGAATCGCGGTCACCGACGTTCGCACCCTGTTCGAGCAATAGCTTGACCGTCGCGGTATGTCCGTTGAAACCAGCGAGCATCAAGGCGGTTCGCTGTTCCTCGTCACGCACATTGATATCGGCTCCGGCATCAATGGCTTGCTCAATCGCCTCGGTGCGTCCCTCAAGAGCGTCTTCCATGAACTTGGCGACATCCACGGTCGGCTTGGCAGGTGGTTCCACTTGGGCAGGCGTCGCTTTCGCAGCGGACTTCTGCTTGTCAGAGGCTTCGGTGGTCCCTGGGTCCGACTTGGAGCCAGCCTCGGTTGCCGGCTGCGATTTTTCGTCGGATTGGGTGAGCGTCGAATCACCGGAAGAGCTGGGCGTTTTAGCGCAGCCGACGAGCACCAGCATGGCGACGCAAAGAAGACACCGTGACAAGTTGACAGCCATTTTTCGGAGGAGCGTTTTATTCATGCACGCATCATAACATGGACGACTCGATGTTGCGCGGAGTGACTGCGTTGAACCATCTTGATTTGCCGATTCGGGCGGTCGCCGGTAGACTCTTGCAATTCATCTACTCCATTCCATTTCTCGTCTCGTTTGCGGTGGAATTGTCTTGACCGACCACGCCGTTAATTCTAGCTTTTCGCCAACCGAGCCAGCCCCTGTCTTGGTGGCGGCTCTGTATCGCTTTACCCCGCTGACCGATCACGCATCGCTCCAAGCTCCGCTACTCGATCGAATGCAGCAGGAGAGCATTTTTGGCACGCTGTTACTCGCCCACGAAGGCATCAACGGCACAATCGCGGGTGAGCCTGCAGCACTGCGAGCGTTCGTGAATTGGCTGCGAAACCTTGACTATGATGCTCACAAGCCATTTGCGTCGACGGACGTGAAGTGGTCAACGTGCGAGCAGATCCCATTTCGACGTGCCCGCGTGCGGCTGAAAAAAGAAATCGTCACTTTGGGTGTCGACGGTATCGATCCGCTCCACAGTGTCGGAACGTACGTCGATCCTGAGGACTGGAACGCGCTCGTGGACGATCCGGACGTGATCTTGATTGACACCCGCAACGATTACGAAATCGAGATTGGAACTTTCACTGGAGCGGTGAACCCGAACACGGATTCCTTCCGCGAGTTTCCCAAGTACGTCGCTGAACACCTCGACCCTGAGCGGCATCCGAAAGTCGCGATGTTCTGCACCGGCGGGATTCGCTGCGAAAAATCAACAGCCTACCTGAAGGAATGCGGTTTTTCGGAAGTCTACCACCTGCGAGGCGGTATCCTCAATTACTTGGAAAAAGTGTCGCCAGACCATTCTCGCTGGCAGGGCGAGTGCTTTGTTTTCGATAGCCGCGTGTCAGTGGACCACCAACTGCAAACGGGCCAGCATGTTCTGTGTCACGGATGTGGGTGGCCGGTGACACCCGAGATGAAAGACGATTCTCGATATGAACATGGCGTGGCCTGCCCGCGCTGCGCCGCCCAAGTGACCGACGAGCAGCGTCGCCGTCGCCGGGAGCGACAAGCACAAATCGATCGGCTGCAAGCCGAGACACCAGCCAAAGGCCTTCAAGCAAACTCTTCATCGATCCCGAGCCATCCGATATCAGCGACGCCCAGTCAATGATCAATGATGATTCACAACAGGGTGAATCCAGGATGAACGACTCCGATCATGACACCCCTCCTGACGCTGCATCTCAAGTCACGCCACCCATTCGTCGACATCTGGGGCTTATTGGCGCAACCGGAGTCGGCGTGGGCGGGATCGTCGGCGGCGGAATACTCGCCTTAGCGGGCGTGGCGTTTGCCGTGACGGGACCGGGGGCGATCGTCGCGTTTGCTCTCAATGGATTGATCGCCCTGCTGACGGCGTTAAGCTTTGCGGAGATGTCGTCCAAGTTCCCTGAATCGGGCGGCACCTATCTCTTCAGCCGCAAAGTGCTGTCGGTCGAAGCGGCCTTCACAGTCGGTTGGGTGGTGTGGTTCGCATCGATCGTCGCGGCAGTGCTCTACGCGATTGGCTTTGGTAGTTTCGCCGCCCTCATGTTGAGTGAAGTGCTTGCCCAGCGGGGCAGTGCACCGGCCTGGGTTGGCGACGAGCGTCTTGTTCCCTCGATCGCCTTAGCGACCACCCTGCTGCTGGGTCTGGTCATGATGCTTCGCAGCGGCGGGGGCGGTCCGTGGGTCAATGCCGCGAAACTTCTCGTATTCTCGGTCTTGATCGCGGGCGGCATGTGGGCGGTAGCCAGCCAAAGCCCATCCCAGACGCGGCATGCGCTGCACCCGTTTCTGATTGCCGGGACGGGAGGGCTGATCCAGGCGATGGGCTACAGTTTCATTGCTTTGCAAGGCTTTGATTTGATCGCCGCGGTAGGCGGTGAGGTTCGCAATCCAGCCAAAAATATTCCGCGGGCGATGATCCTATCATTGATCATTGCGCTGCTGATCTATCTGCCGCTGCTGTTTGTGCTCACCGTCGTCGGTACACCGCCAGGCATGTCGATCGCAGAACTCGCCGCCGAAGATCCAGAGGTCGTTGTAGCGGTGGCGGCTGAACAATTTCTGGGGACGACGGGCTACTGGCTGGTAATCGCCGCCGCTTTGCTGTCAATGTTCACGGCTTTGCAGGCCAACTTATTTGCAGCGTCGCGGATCGCGTTGGCAATGTCGCGCGATCATACGCTGCCATCATGGATCTCGAGACTGAGCGGACACTCACAGACGCCCTGGGTCGCAGTACTCGTTACGATGCTGCTGATCGGCGGCTTGATCATCGCTTTACCGGACGTGGCGGCTGCGGGTGCGGCGTCGAGTCTCATTTTCCTGGTCACCTTTGCTATCGCCCACGGCCTGGCAGTGCTGATCCGTCGACGCAGCCTATCGCCCCCACCGTTCCGATCTCCGGCGTATCCACTGGTGCCTGTCTTAGGCGGGCTAGCCTGCCTCAGTTTGGCGACGTTCCAAGGAATTGCCGTACCGACTGCAGGGTACATTGCTGTGGCATGGTTAACCCTGGGCGGGATCCTATTCCTGACCCTGTTTGCGCGGCGAGCGAGATTAACGGATGTTTCGAATATCGCCTCCGACCCTGAACTGGCGAGACTGCGAGGCAGCACGCCATTGATGTTAGTACCGATTGCCAACCCGCATAACGCTGGCCCCATGGTTGCCCTGGCGGAAACACTCGTCCCTTGGAACGTGGGTCGGGTTCTTGTGCAAACGGTCGTGGAGGCACCCGTGGACTGGGACCCTGTCGCTGACGTGAAACCCTTGCAACGACTGGCCAGCGTACAGTCGCGGATTCTACAAGCATCCGTGCGATTGGGCATTCCCTGCGAGACGCTGACGACGGTATCCTCGAAGCCACTCGAAGAGATCGCCCGTGTGGCGAAACTGCACCGCTGCGAATCAGTGCTACTGGGCTTAAGCGAAATCACACAAGACAGCACTGACTCGCCGCTCGAGAGTCTGCTCAGTCAACTGGCATCGGACGTCGTGGTGCTGCGCGCCCCCAGGGATTGGCAGTTGGCACATGCCGATCGAATCCTCGTTCCAGTCGGCGGGCAGGGCGGCCACGACTACCTCCTCACACGCCTGCTCAGTAGCCTGTCTCGCAATCAAAAACGAAAGGTGCAGTTTTTACGGATCGTCCCTACTGGCATGTCCGCGTCCGATCGCAACCGCATTGCCAAAGACCTCAAGCGAACTGCTCAAGAGAACTCCAGTCACGGTGGGGATGTCGAGGTCATTGCCAGTGACGATGCG of the Allorhodopirellula heiligendammensis genome contains:
- a CDS encoding glycosyltransferase family 2 protein, yielding MADFDRTAHVPNDVSPTAGAHHWLTALPVYNEVAYVDDVLDQVLRHSDRILVVDDGSTDGTAAKLDARQAALPDRIDVIHHPQNRGYGAGLQSAFAYTLQHGYAGIVTLDCDGQHQPHRIPSFIEAAKSADIVSGSRYLEKFEGDDEPPAERMGINRRITAEINERLGFELTDAFCGFKAYRAEALRAMTITDNGYAMPLELWVQAAAAGLRVIELPVPLIYLDLERSFGGSLDQAEIRLKYYNEVLEQAIEAVRESREGR
- a CDS encoding serine/threonine-protein kinase — translated: MTRQSLKHDHPDDEVLAASIHGDVDDVLESVLISHLDQCPACCDRLQHLAADPTSCERITQSLSRECLAARSTDFADHGTGNLADFAVTFLQPSDHPDAIGRLGDYEVLSVIGQGGMGIVLKGFQVELNRPVALKVMSPHLATLAIARQRFMREALATAAIVHPNVMPILSVSESSARLPFLVMPFVACHSLQQRLAADGPLPMEECLRIGVQVSAGLSAAHKQGLVHRDVKPANILLERGIERAMLTDFGLARAADDASVTRSGVIAGTPGYMSPEQARGEPIDARSDLFSLGSVLYAMASGVAPFRGETSYGILRKITDHSHRPLHMTAPSIPGWYETLVDRLLCKDAVDRFASANQVQSLLESCLVHVQQPGADLPPELKPRKRKRRLVIVCGFLLAVLCLPVIVWVAYSQLRYAPPPDAISDAERPVPSNPIWTAPVDPIDEDLRSLSDEIDALSQRVSSPSAEVPFSVPEVEGESR
- a CDS encoding ankyrin repeat domain-containing protein, with amino-acid sequence MSRCLLCVAMLVLVGCAKTPSSSGDSTLTQSDEKSQPATEAGSKSDPGTTEASDKQKSAAKATPAQVEPPAKPTVDVAKFMEDALEGRTEAIEQAIDAGADINVRDEEQRTALMLAGFNGHTATVKLLLEQGANVGDRDSMGRTALMFAATGDNAATCKSLLDAGADVNATDTGEGFTALMHAASEGQLEVVNLLLEHKADKGRRDIDGDTAKSFAEKNGHSEVVRALSK
- the trhO gene encoding oxygen-dependent tRNA uridine(34) hydroxylase TrhO, producing MTDHAVNSSFSPTEPAPVLVAALYRFTPLTDHASLQAPLLDRMQQESIFGTLLLAHEGINGTIAGEPAALRAFVNWLRNLDYDAHKPFASTDVKWSTCEQIPFRRARVRLKKEIVTLGVDGIDPLHSVGTYVDPEDWNALVDDPDVILIDTRNDYEIEIGTFTGAVNPNTDSFREFPKYVAEHLDPERHPKVAMFCTGGIRCEKSTAYLKECGFSEVYHLRGGILNYLEKVSPDHSRWQGECFVFDSRVSVDHQLQTGQHVLCHGCGWPVTPEMKDDSRYEHGVACPRCAAQVTDEQRRRRRERQAQIDRLQAETPAKGLQANSSSIPSHPISATPSQ
- a CDS encoding amino acid permease translates to MNDSDHDTPPDAASQVTPPIRRHLGLIGATGVGVGGIVGGGILALAGVAFAVTGPGAIVAFALNGLIALLTALSFAEMSSKFPESGGTYLFSRKVLSVEAAFTVGWVVWFASIVAAVLYAIGFGSFAALMLSEVLAQRGSAPAWVGDERLVPSIALATTLLLGLVMMLRSGGGGPWVNAAKLLVFSVLIAGGMWAVASQSPSQTRHALHPFLIAGTGGLIQAMGYSFIALQGFDLIAAVGGEVRNPAKNIPRAMILSLIIALLIYLPLLFVLTVVGTPPGMSIAELAAEDPEVVVAVAAEQFLGTTGYWLVIAAALLSMFTALQANLFAASRIALAMSRDHTLPSWISRLSGHSQTPWVAVLVTMLLIGGLIIALPDVAAAGAASSLIFLVTFAIAHGLAVLIRRRSLSPPPFRSPAYPLVPVLGGLACLSLATFQGIAVPTAGYIAVAWLTLGGILFLTLFARRARLTDVSNIASDPELARLRGSTPLMLVPIANPHNAGPMVALAETLVPWNVGRVLVQTVVEAPVDWDPVADVKPLQRLASVQSRILQASVRLGIPCETLTTVSSKPLEEIARVAKLHRCESVLLGLSEITQDSTDSPLESLLSQLASDVVVLRAPRDWQLAHADRILVPVGGQGGHDYLLTRLLSSLSRNQKRKVQFLRIVPTGMSASDRNRIAKDLKRTAQENSSHGGDVEVIASDDAIGTIVDRAGEHGLIVLGVQRLGPRQKLFGDFTRRIARQTQCPIIIISRRG